The DNA segment caattcaaatatttataattaatgtttctcaaaaatatacaaaaatacattaaaaatatataaatttatttttgttgaaccagaataaattttagaaaatgttACTTTCCGAAATGGATGAATTATTATTGGTGCGGAATTTTTAGTCGTCAAAAAGACGGTTTCTTTTCTGTCTCGATTCTTTTCGTGACTTGGTGTTGTTCAGAGTGttctaggggtgttcaatccggatatcggttcggtttcggttcggtttttttcggttttcggtatttcggttagtaaaatataactaccattctaaatccatatttacttcggttcggttcggtttatataccgtcggttttcggtttattcggttttataccaaaaaacataattattttgtttgagataatattatatgaattttagagtcatattgtcaacacagtcatttattaaaaatatattacatgttcaaataaatgaacaaaaaagtaaaaatatttctaccatcaaataaaataatcaaatctataactaaaataaaagtttgaaattttgaaaataaaaatatgaaacaaaacagaaacatgaaagaaaagtttttccactctttcatatttagtgttcattaaagtcatgctttttcaattgaaatttttccattaattattgtccatcaaatttataatcttcatattaatttagtgaagactaaaataaatcaaaaagatcaaaaaaagacttagaaaataaaatgtatgaattgcgatgtattgttatttagttatagttcaagtgttttacaaattaaggttttttattactataaaattatggtaatagttattaacacaaatttaacttatgtaacaaatagattttcatgtattgttataaaatagatacatatttacatgtttctacttttaatcggttttattcggtttattcggtttaatcggttatataccaaaccatatccaaatcctacggtttttataaaattatatccattcggtttatatggtatataccaaaaccaaaccatattgtctatttcggttcggttcggttcggtacggttcggttttaccatattgaacagccctagagtgttcaatttaaattttaaagatattttcttgAGATAGAAAGATTACTTCTTGTCGTGTCTGTGACAGTTTCTCTCATTCTACTCTCTCATTCTCTCTGCTTTACCTTTTGTTTATTTGGATTCGTTTGCTTCTCTGATTCTAGGGTCCGAAACCGATTTTATAAATGCGACATTTTgactgaaaagaaaaagaagataaattgaATGGAGCCTCCAACGGGAATATTGTCATCTCTGTGGCGATTCATACTCTTCATTCCTTATTTCACTGGCTTACTCCTTCTGGGTGTTCTTAAAGGTACAAACTTTCACTTAAATTTCCATCTGATGTTGCTAAAGTCATTTCATTTAAGTCCAATTTTGAATCTTTTATCAGGGCCAGGggtttgttaatatatatatttcctgGTCCGGTCCATTCGTGGATTTGACTTAGTAACCTGATGTTGACCTCAAGTTTGGCTACTTACTTTTGTTTTAGGGTGGCCCTCTTTGGGTTGTTAGTCATTTATTGTTTCATTCAAATGTGAGCTTCTTCATTCATTCATCAAGCAGTTTTGCCCAGTTTATGGTTCTTCAATACCAAAAAGTACTTTCATTTTAATCGAATATGGCACTGTGAACTTTGTTCTGTTTATAACTAATGTTGCTCACTTGTTATGGTTCATCTCAGAGTAACTTTCATTCATTTCATTTATCAAGTCTTTCCAAATTTAGTGAAAGTGTATGAAAGTAGCATTTCTGATTTCCTCTGGTGAACTATTTAGTgccttttctatattttaatgtGGCAAtgatcctttttttttgcttaggtATCGTTTTCTGCCCGCTTATATGCCTTATTATGGCTATTGGAAACTCTGCAATCATCTTAGGCCTTTTACCAGTACATTGCATTTGGACTCTCTATTCCATATCAAGGTTAACTTTCTCTCTTCAACATTGTTGTTACCTTCTTTACTACTCAGATGTTGACAAGTGTTTTTGGTTTCAGTGCTAAACAATTAGGCCCAATCTTGAAGCTCTTTCTGTGCTTGTGCCTTCCTCTCGGCATCATTCTCTGGCTTGTGGTTAGTATCGTAGGAAGCGTCCTCGGGGGAGCTGTGTATGGCTTTCTTTCCCCAATCTTCGCCACCTTCGATGCTGTTGGTGAAGGGAAGTCTAACCCGCTTTTCCATTGCTTCTACGTAACTTTTCTACTTCCTTTTTCATGTCCTTGTGGATTATTATTACTATTCACTCACATTACTCATTTGTTTTAAGGATGGAACTTGGAGCACTGTTAAAGGCAGCTTCACTGTTGTCTGTGACTTCAGAGACGTTTGCTTTCACTCCTACTTTTCTTTTATGGATGATCTTAGAACATCTGGCACGGATCGTCACTATTATGAAATAAGGTCTACACAACTCTTATGAAGTTGAgtcaattatttataaaaatgctTTCTTACAGTTATGTAATCTCAGGCTACTTCAAATCCCAGGCGCTGTGATTGCTGCGGTTCTTGGAGTTATTGTTGATTTCCCACTGATTTCACTCATAGCCTTGTTTAAAAGCCCCTACATGCTGTTCAAAGGCTGGCGACGTTTGTTTCATGATCTCATTGGACGTGAAGGTCCTTTCTTGGAGACCATGTGTGTCCCCATCGCAGGCCTTGTGATCTTACTCTGGCCTTTAGGTGTTGTGGGTGCGGTTCTAGGTTCCCTGGTCTCTAGTGTCTTCCTTGGTGCCTACGCTGGTGTAGTCTCATATCAGGaatcttccttcttctttggcctttgctatGTTGTTGCTTCTTTGTCGATCTACGATGAGTATAGCAATGATGTTCTTGACATGCCTGAAGGCTCTTGCTTTCCCAGGTTTGTTTCTTTGCATTTGCTAAAAAtacaaatctctctctctctctcttgaccCTAGAAACTTGGTTTCTTACAGGCCAAAGTTTAGAAGAAAGGAAGAGGAAGGTGGTACTAGTGGTCTTTCAAGACCAAGCTCTTTTAAGACAACTCCATCAAGAGGAGGATCTAACAGAGGCCCAATGGTTGACCTGAAGCCACTTGATGTACTACTCTACACTCTCTCTCCAATACccatttaaatcttaatttctGAATGCAATCTTTTTAATGGTTTTTGCAGCTTCTAGAAGCTCTTTTTGAGGAATGTAGAAAGTACGGAGAGATTATGGTAACGAAAGGGATCATAAACTCAAAGGACATTGAAGAAGCAAAGTCTAGCAAAGGCAGTCAAGTGATCAGCATTGGCTTACCCGCTTATTCCCTTCTTAACGAGCTTCTACGCTCTATCAAATCCAACTCCACCGGTTTGTTACTCGGTACGTTGCAATATGGTTTACAAGAACCGTATCTTTTAGAGCTTCTCTGGATCATAAATGTTATTGTCTTTTCTGTGTAGGTGACGGTGTAACAGAGATAACTACAAGGAACCGCCCAAAAGATGCCTTCTTTGACTGGTTTCTGAATCCATTTCTGATCATCAAagaccagattgaagcagcgaATCTGtctgaacaagaagaagagtaCCTTGGAAAGTTGGTTCTGCTGTTTGGAGATTCAGAGAGACTTAAAAGCTCCATTACCGAATCTGAATCTCCTCATTTGACGGAGTTAAGAAAAGCAGAACTTGACTCCTTTGCTCGCAGGTAaaccataataaaataaaacaaaacactcaaatgaaccttgttttggtttttaaccATTTGTGTTTTGGATGGTAAGGCTTCAAGGACTGACCAAATCAGTGTCAAGATATCCAACGTTCAGAAGACATTTTGTTGAACTAGTCAAGAAACTATCAAATGATCTAGACAAGAAACATAACCGGTTTGAAGGTGGCGGCGGTTCAAGACCGGTTAAGAAAACCGTATCTAGGATTTTCAGCCAGAAATCGTTCAAGCAAAAGACGAGTAGCAATGGGTCAGATCATCAAGATTCACCAAACCGTGGCTTAAGAGACATTGATATTGTGTAAGTAACAATGTAATGTTGTTGTTTTACTTTTTTAGCTCTGTAATGACAAGTTTTTAATATACAGATTCAGTGAATATGAAACTGTTCTTCTCCATGATCTAACAATTTCATTTTTTACAAATGTTCTGGATGAGTAGAATCCTCCTTTTCTTGATTTTTGTTTCTCTAGAAACAGCAGAACCGTTTCTTCTGCACATGAATAGGAGAAATGGGTTTCGCTTTAGTCcttgtatttttgaaaagtaacGGATAAAGGCTAATGTTTTCGTTGTGTACACTTAGTCCTAAATTTTGACAATTTGGTTTAGAGGGATGTTACCGTAGGTTCATCTTGTCCTTTGTTGTTATCACGGCGTTGAGAAGGAGCACGACCACTAGCGTTTGTCTTTTTGTCGTCTCGAGCTTTAGCGAATATAACGGTGAATCCTTCGGCTGATGCTGGATCGTTTACGTCCCATTCTCCAAATTTTGGTAATGGTCGATCTTGTTGTTGTCTTGATTGATTAttctgctttttttttatatatagatatatgccaacacacacacaaaatcaaTGTACAACATACAACAAAAGAATGTGAAAACGCTTGAAATGAGAAAGATCTTACCGATGCCATTCAAAGATCGTGCGTGTTAAAAGATGAGGTCTAGGGCATGAGATGATCTTCAAACAACAAGAAACTTTTGTCTTCTGTTTGTTTCTCTTGACGCTTTTTTCTCTAACAGAAGATCAGAAACATGAGCGTTTTTCAAAGGTTTAAATATAGGTTACGTACTTACGTTTAATTTAcgtgtttttttattgtttaagcTTGAAATTAAACGCGCAGAACAAAGCGGCACgaattgtttgtctttttctaaGAAACGGCACAAATTGTTATTCTTTTACTGATCGTTTTGTTACGGATGAATTTATCGAATTAGACATTGCCGCATGTTGGACTGCTTGAGCCTACCACGCGCGTTTCATAAACCGTTAGGATTGTTTTAGCTTTGATATGACGACGTAGAGTCAGCTACGccttatcatttttttttcttaactaatCCTCATtagtaaatttaataattacagTTTATTGAAATTACATGATCCTCAAGAAGCCGACTACAGATGCGAAATAAGAACTAAGCTATAGTTTAAAACGGCACGAATGGTTTGTCGTACGAATCGAACCGGTTTACCGATTCTTTAACGATCATTCTGATGAATTATCGACTCAGACATCATCTCGCGTGTCGGATTTGTCTTGTACGCTTGAGCACGCGCGTTTCAGATCATATCCATTAAGTTTCTGATTAGCCATTTAGTTGGATATATCATAACTGTTTTAGCTTTGATCAACGGTCACGATGACCAAGTAAACGAACCTAATCCTCATTAGTAATAAACTAACCATGTTACTGAAAATAatcatttctaaaataataattaaataaacacaCTACAGTATTTAAAACATAACTCTTCTTGCACTTGCTCTTTTTGTCCGAGCATAATGGCGTCTGGTTTGGTCGGAAGAGTTGTTGGAACGAACCCGTCGAGGGCAGCACGATTGATTCCGTCGCGTTGGACATCATCAAAAGCTGTCGTAGGAGCGAAACTGAAGACGTTCCAGATATACAGATGGAATGCAGATTCTCCCGGGAAGCCTGAGCTCCAAGACTACCAGCTCGATCTCAAAGACTGTGGCCCCATGGTTCTAGACGCGCTCATCAAGATCACAAACGAGATGGATCCGTCGCTCACTTTCCGCCGATCGTGCCGAGAAGGCATGTGCGGCTCCTGCGCGATGAACATCGACGGATGCAACGGTCTCGCTTGTTTGACGAAGATCGAGTCGGAGTCTTCGAAAGTGACGACGATCACGCCGTTGCCGCATATGTTTGTGATAAAGGATTTGGTGGTGGACATGACGAATTTTTATAATCAGTACAAGAGTATTGAGCCGTGGTTGAAGAGGAAGACTCCAGCGTCTGTTCCTGGGAAGGAGATTCTGCAGAGTAAGAAGGATAGAGCTAAGCTTGATGGGATGTATGAGTGCATTCTCTGCGCTTGTTGCAGCACTTCTTGTCCTAGCTATTGGTGGAACCCTGAGTCTTATCTTGGCCCCGCCGCTTTGCTCCATGCCAACAGGTTCACTAACTcttgcttctttctttttttttatagtggAGCTTGTTTGGTTTAAGCAaataagatttgataaaaagatTGAGATTCTGCTTAAGATTTGGGTGATTGATTATGTATGGCTAGCTGGGTTGTTTTTTCTCCTTTAGTTTGACTAAAGGAAGGTGCTAAGGACCACTCTACACCTTCCAAGGTACTGTAACAAGACATTTCTTTTTAACATATGCAGGTGGATAAGCGACAGTCGAGATGAGTATACTAAAGAAAGACTTGAAGCCATTAACGACGAGTTCAAGCTCTATCGGTGCCACACTATCTTGAACTGTGCTCGTGCCTGTCCAAAGGGATTAAACCCAGGGAAACAGATCTCACACATCAAGCAACTTCAGAAATAAGAATAACACAACAATTCAAATCGTGCAGTACTCATTGGAATCTCATTTATCaatggggttttttttttttggagataaTAAATCTGCAAGAAACGCTGATTTCGGAATAATTCTTGTATTGCTTTTGCAAACTTACAAATATCAGAACAGATGAGTTTGCTTTGCCTTTATATTACTTAACAAAAGAGTTTTGCTTTGTTTtattgaataaaaagaaaaacaatgatGACCCTAACAGTTCTACAAACAGTGTTTGAGCAGCAGAGCAGATGAGTTTGCTCTGTTCATGTTTTTTAACCTTTGATTTTATATTCCGTAATAATGGCTCAAAAGTAAAGGCTGTACAAAGATGATATCAAATGACGTCACCTACAATATGCTAACTTGGCAGATTCCTCCTGGTGGGACAGGACCCTGTTGGAAGCTTTTCGGGTTCTCGGCTATCTGATGATCATGATTATGAAtctgacgatgatgatgatgaagaagaagaatacaaAGGAAGTAAGGAAATCGTGAATATAAATGGTGATGATGGTgaaaaaagagaagatgatgatggaAGGTTCGGTTTTTGTGATGATGATGGATCATGTGGAAGAATATGATGAAGAAGGATGGTGACTGGTTTAAGAAATAATGACTTAATTACTTGCAGCCGTTTCTAACAACTTAATTGATGAACGACTATGTAAATGTGatttaactattaaataaaCAACTGTggtttataaactatataattgtggatattggtttttatattttttatacattgatatttgttttttataattcgtgttatatattttagatgagtcataatataactaattgtattaaaaaaacttGGATCGAATTGagtaatatggttatttttgatACAAATATCCGAATCTATTTCagatatatttgttatttatatatttttaggtttatATACATTAGAACATAACTAATCTTGGCTACACAACATTCcaccgattgaaactaaaatataaaaaaagttttagtaaaacaaaacGAACTTTTAAGCACATGCAAAAccctattattttttattttttattttacaattgacacaaagttaatgttgattaactaataaatcaaataataatataattatccagcgttaaaaaaaataattccaaCTAACTAAAGTACATGTATGTGAGTAGAAATAAACCGAAAACGATAAACCGGGTTTCGGTCTGGTAAGGATGGTGAAGAAAttgatatattgtttaaaaaaaactaataaataaaatttgcactattattattatgaaaatataattaatgatatgatatattgttaagataatataattaataaaattgttaaactgagtgaaatataaaaatacaattaatgtaattatattaaaaattactaaaagaacaatataacttttttatactgctatccatgtttcctaACAAATCTCATTAATATTATTATCCATATTTCCAAGCATTACgaaaaatatactttaattttaataatatagatgagaATAATCTATGCAAAGCTGAAACCATTACTCAACAACTGATTCCCAATCCAAATCAGAACAGAAGTCTCAACAACTTCAGAATAATTAGGGGGGTGTATTGAATTGAggattttaaagtgttttggtatttctttaaaatctcCTGTTATTCAACtaatgatttctatttttttcttcaaatcctGTGTTATTGAATATGATATTTATCTAAAGTAGCTTAAAATCACTTGTAATCCACTGTTATTCAATTAACAATTTACTAAAAGTAAATCAAATCTACTGTTATTCAAtgataaacaattttaaaagaaaaactttatgaaatggatttgaaactatttttttttgttattttcagtcAAAACTATCGTTACACAAATCCCACCATTGTACCTGTTATTTGGAAATacccaaaatcaaataaaaaattgacCACACCTATGAGAACAGAGAGAGAACAAGAAAGCGAGAGATCAGAGACGAAGCTTTCCAGAAAAGTACTGAACTTTTGATTCCCTCTTGTTCATGAATCAATACCCAAGTCGACAATTTTGGAAGCCAAAGATTCGATTTTGGAGTCTCTCAAACCTGAAGGGAGC comes from the Brassica napus cultivar Da-Ae chromosome A7, Da-Ae, whole genome shotgun sequence genome and includes:
- the LOC106352696 gene encoding uncharacterized membrane protein At3g27390-like; the encoded protein is MEPPTGILSSLWRFILFIPYFTGLLLLGVLKGIVFCPLICLIMAIGNSAIILGLLPVHCIWTLYSISSAKQLGPILKLFLCLCLPLGIILWLVVSIVGSVLGGAVYGFLSPIFATFDAVGEGKSNPLFHCFYDGTWSTVKGSFTVVCDFRDVCFHSYFSFMDDLRTSGTDRHYYEIRLLQIPGAVIAAVLGVIVDFPLISLIALFKSPYMLFKGWRRLFHDLIGREGPFLETMCVPIAGLVILLWPLGVVGAVLGSLVSSVFLGAYAGVVSYQESSFFFGLCYVVASLSIYDEYSNDVLDMPEGSCFPRPKFRRKEEEGGTSGLSRPSSFKTTPSRGGSNRGPMVDLKPLDLLEALFEECRKYGEIMVTKGIINSKDIEEAKSSKGSQVISIGLPAYSLLNELLRSIKSNSTGLLLGDGVTEITTRNRPKDAFFDWFLNPFLIIKDQIEAANLSEQEEEYLGKLVLLFGDSERLKSSITESESPHLTELRKAELDSFARRLQGLTKSVSRYPTFRRHFVELVKKLSNDLDKKHNRFEGGGGSRPVKKTVSRIFSQKSFKQKTSSNGSDHQDSPNRGLRDIDIV
- the LOC106355459 gene encoding protein NOI4-like translates to MASNNQSRQQQDRPLPKFGEWDVNDPASAEGFTVIFAKARDDKKTNASGRAPSQRRDNNKGQDEPTKKRFCCF
- the LOC106356668 gene encoding succinate dehydrogenase [ubiquinone] iron-sulfur subunit 2, mitochondrial; the encoded protein is MASGLVGRVVGTNPSRAARLIPSRWTSSKAVVGAKLKTFQIYRWNADSPGKPELQDYQLDLKDCGPMVLDALIKITNEMDPSLTFRRSCREGMCGSCAMNIDGCNGLACLTKIESESSKVTTITPLPHMFVIKDLVVDMTNFYNQYKSIEPWLKRKTPASVPGKEILQSKKDRAKLDGMYECILCACCSTSCPSYWWNPESYLGPAALLHANRWISDSRDEYTKERLEAINDEFKLYRCHTILNCARACPKGLNPGKQISHIKQLQK